Part of the bacterium genome is shown below.
CCACGAGCGCGCCGACCTGTGGGCGTTCGCGAAGCTAGGGCTGTTCGGCGTGTTCCTCAATCAGGTGCTTTTCATCGTCGGGCTTTCGTACACCACCGCGACGAACGTCGGCATCCTCATGCCGGCTATCCCTGTTTTCACCGCGGCGCTCGCGGCGGCGTTTCGCGTGGAACGGCTGACGGCGGCGAAGATCGTGGGCATCGCATCCGCGGTCGCCGGCGCGCTCGTGGTGCTTGACGCCGCGCGCGCCGCGCCGATGTCCGGCCGGCTCCTGGGGAACGTGCTGATCCTCGCGAACTGCGCGAGCTACGCGATGTATCTCGTGCTGCAGCGGCCCGTGCTCGCCCGCGTTCCGCCGCTGACGCTGACGGCCGGCGCCTACGCGGCGGGCGGGCTTGGCGTCGTCATCGTTTCCTCGTCGTCGCTTTCGGAGTTCACGCACCAGACGCACGCGTCGCTCGTGTACCTGGGCCTTGCGTACGTGATCCTGATGCCGACAATCCTCGGCTACGCGGCGAACATGTGGGCGGTGCGGCACTCGTCATCGACGCTCGCCGCGACTTACGTGACGCTGCAGCCGATCGTCACCGCGTCGCTCGCGGCGATCTTCCTCGGCGAAACGCTCGGCTGGCGCGAGGCGATCGCGCTCGTTTTGATCGTGACGGGCCTGATGCTCGTCGCGGGTGTGATGCCGAGATGGAAACGCCACGCGGCCTTGGAGCCCGAACCCCCGGAAGCCGAACCCGACGAAGAGCCCTCGCCGATCGCCACGGGCGGCGCACCGTTTGAGTAATGCGGAGAGCGGAATGCAGAATGAATCGCATTTCGGCGGTACACAGAGCGCACGGAGAAGACACAGAGGGCACGGAGATTTTTTTTACCGCAACCGAAT
Proteins encoded:
- a CDS encoding DMT family transporter, which codes for HERADLWAFAKLGLFGVFLNQVLFIVGLSYTTATNVGILMPAIPVFTAALAAAFRVERLTAAKIVGIASAVAGALVVLDAARAAPMSGRLLGNVLILANCASYAMYLVLQRPVLARVPPLTLTAGAYAAGGLGVVIVSSSSLSEFTHQTHASLVYLGLAYVILMPTILGYAANMWAVRHSSSTLAATYVTLQPIVTASLAAIFLGETLGWREAIALVLIVTGLMLVAGVMPRWKRHAALEPEPPEAEPDEEPSPIATGGAPFE